A region of Pyxidicoccus parkwaysis DNA encodes the following proteins:
- a CDS encoding LysR family transcriptional regulator, which produces MDLEELRAFLDVAETGSFLAAADSLGVSRTTLRRRVEALEARAGVPLLKSTRSGIVLTEAGAVLAQRGRIMMQETSALLASIREVGQAPSGVLRLVLPVGLPPHLLMPLFGALRTAWPQLRVHARFSDNPLGEPLDDVDMAVHFGEELPKGPWLSHEVLRVREGLIASAEYLERRGTPRSLEDLQGHELFSWEAPGEDARLWPSLKGPLFRVEPALITPDIHLIRTCCIAGQGIGLVPSVDLPDPGVPDDVLVPVLHDAVGRERPLRISVPEALSEIPKVKHVLAHIRGMLDPL; this is translated from the coding sequence ATGGACCTGGAAGAGCTGAGGGCCTTTCTCGATGTCGCGGAGACGGGCTCATTCCTGGCGGCCGCGGACTCCCTCGGCGTGTCGCGCACGACGCTGCGGCGCCGTGTCGAGGCGCTCGAGGCTCGCGCCGGCGTACCGCTCCTCAAGAGCACCCGCTCGGGCATCGTGTTGACGGAGGCAGGCGCCGTGCTCGCCCAGCGCGGGCGCATCATGATGCAGGAGACGAGCGCCCTGCTCGCCTCCATCCGCGAGGTGGGCCAGGCCCCCTCCGGCGTGCTTCGCCTGGTGCTGCCCGTCGGCCTCCCGCCGCACCTGCTCATGCCCCTCTTCGGCGCGCTCCGTACCGCCTGGCCCCAGCTCCGCGTCCACGCCCGCTTCAGCGACAACCCCCTCGGTGAGCCCCTGGACGACGTGGACATGGCCGTCCACTTCGGCGAGGAGCTCCCCAAGGGCCCCTGGCTGTCCCACGAGGTGCTGCGCGTCCGCGAAGGCCTCATTGCCAGCGCGGAGTACCTGGAGCGCCGCGGCACGCCGCGCTCCCTCGAGGACCTCCAGGGCCACGAGCTCTTCTCCTGGGAGGCACCCGGCGAGGACGCGCGCCTGTGGCCCTCGCTCAAGGGGCCCCTCTTCCGCGTCGAGCCCGCCCTCATCACCCCCGACATCCACCTCATCCGCACGTGCTGCATCGCCGGACAAGGCATCGGCCTGGTGCCCAGCGTCGACCTCCCGGACCCGGGCGTCCCCGACGACGTCCTCGTGCCCGTGCTTCACGACGCAGTGGGTCGCGAGCGCCCGCTGCGCATCAGCGTCCCCGAGGCCCTCTCCGAGATTCCCAAGGTCAAGCACGTGCTCGCGCACATCCGGGGCATGCTCGACCCGCTGTGA
- a CDS encoding cytochrome P450: MAPQSTNIEDADALVAAFNPMAPDQMENPYAMYSRLRRERPVFYSPMFDLWVVTRYADIAEVERDTERFSSVGALDAKAEPHPAVREILKQGYSQFQSLVQSDPPNHTRMRNVFGRALSPQRVAAMESAIRATTNGLIDGFIQDGQVDLVQQFAFALPAFVICDLIGVPRSDMQQLKGWSDDKTLLMSATAPIEQQVESAHGFIAMERYFKEKIHERSRRPREDLLSLLVPMSMGGTAPMSEQEAVCNAMDIFSAGHETTTGLLGNGIWLLLKHPEQLAAVKADLSLLPNAIEEILRKEPPVRGFFRQVMTDTTLGGVSLPKGARTFILYESGNHDETQFSEPERFDIHRADARKHLAFGKGIHFCVGAPLAKLEGRIAFEQILQRLPNLRLRTDEPTVRRPYLMLRGFEHLPLAWDVPA, from the coding sequence ATGGCCCCCCAGAGCACGAACATCGAGGACGCTGACGCCTTGGTCGCCGCCTTCAACCCGATGGCCCCCGACCAGATGGAGAACCCCTACGCGATGTACTCACGGCTGCGCCGTGAGCGCCCCGTCTTCTACAGCCCCATGTTCGACCTGTGGGTCGTCACCCGGTACGCGGACATCGCCGAGGTGGAGCGGGACACGGAGCGCTTCTCGTCGGTGGGAGCGCTCGATGCCAAGGCCGAGCCGCACCCGGCGGTGCGCGAAATCCTCAAGCAGGGCTACTCCCAGTTCCAGTCCCTCGTGCAGAGCGACCCTCCGAACCACACGCGCATGCGCAACGTGTTCGGCCGGGCCCTGAGCCCGCAGCGTGTCGCCGCGATGGAGTCCGCCATCCGGGCGACGACGAACGGCCTCATCGACGGCTTCATCCAGGATGGCCAGGTAGACCTGGTGCAGCAGTTCGCCTTCGCCCTGCCCGCCTTCGTCATCTGCGACCTGATTGGCGTGCCGCGCTCGGACATGCAGCAGCTCAAGGGCTGGTCCGACGACAAGACGCTGCTGATGTCCGCGACGGCGCCCATCGAGCAGCAGGTGGAGAGCGCGCATGGCTTCATCGCCATGGAGCGGTACTTCAAGGAGAAGATCCACGAGCGGAGCCGCAGGCCGCGCGAGGACCTGCTCTCGCTCCTCGTGCCGATGTCCATGGGAGGCACCGCGCCCATGAGCGAGCAGGAAGCCGTCTGCAACGCCATGGACATCTTCTCCGCCGGCCATGAGACGACGACGGGACTGCTCGGCAACGGCATCTGGCTGCTGCTCAAGCACCCCGAGCAGTTGGCGGCGGTGAAGGCGGACCTGAGCCTGTTACCCAACGCCATCGAGGAAATCCTGCGCAAGGAGCCGCCCGTGCGCGGCTTCTTCCGTCAGGTGATGACGGACACGACGCTGGGCGGCGTCTCCCTCCCGAAGGGCGCGCGGACGTTCATCCTGTACGAGTCCGGCAACCACGACGAGACGCAGTTCTCCGAGCCGGAGCGCTTCGACATCCACCGCGCGGACGCGAGGAAGCACCTGGCGTTCGGCAAGGGCATCCACTTCTGCGTGGGCGCTCCGCTGGCGAAGCTGGAGGGGCGGATTGCCTTCGAGCAGATCCTGCAGCGGCTGCCCAACCTGCGGCTGCGCACCGACGAGCCCACCGTGCGCCGGCCGTACCTCATGCTGCGCGGCTTCGAGCACCTGCCCCTCGCCTGGGACGTGCCGGCGTAG
- a CDS encoding DUF3455 domain-containing protein, with protein sequence MKTARPSPSCVIAALSLSVVVLGGCDDDDDDVSDADVATEALKRISQDAPTALPEGVPADLLRVNLGGTDYDLRDLLNAGANARPSARIVAAYETVTTPADPPPLGTSSMSLPTDVTPSEPAAQVYECHNTGGTFAWTFLRPEAGLRPITTQTVQGLDTLVFDHFRYPGGIDFGSPTGTPPIGPAWRVSAQSLNGGVPTSGQSLFIGAADASVPNGAENVPQLRLTNAARIDQGLPSDVFSRTTSDGSQLGYVLRLNTVGGIAPTSGCAAAGDEGKRERVPYSADYYFVEVLMPQ encoded by the coding sequence TTGAAGACTGCTCGCCCGAGCCCCTCGTGTGTGATTGCCGCGCTCTCGCTCTCCGTGGTGGTGCTCGGAGGGTGTGATGACGATGATGACGACGTCTCGGACGCGGACGTGGCCACGGAGGCCCTGAAGCGCATCTCCCAGGATGCGCCCACCGCGCTGCCGGAGGGCGTGCCGGCGGACCTGCTGCGGGTGAACCTGGGCGGCACGGACTACGACCTCCGTGACTTGCTGAACGCCGGCGCCAACGCACGTCCCTCCGCGCGCATCGTGGCCGCCTACGAGACTGTCACCACGCCGGCAGATCCACCGCCCCTGGGGACGAGCTCCATGAGCCTTCCCACGGACGTCACGCCCTCGGAGCCCGCGGCGCAGGTGTATGAGTGCCACAACACCGGGGGCACCTTCGCTTGGACGTTCCTCCGGCCCGAGGCGGGCCTCCGCCCCATCACCACGCAGACGGTGCAGGGGCTGGACACACTGGTCTTCGACCACTTCCGGTACCCGGGCGGCATCGACTTCGGGTCACCCACGGGAACGCCTCCCATCGGCCCCGCGTGGCGCGTCTCCGCTCAATCGCTGAATGGGGGCGTGCCCACCTCGGGGCAGTCGCTCTTCATCGGCGCCGCCGATGCCTCGGTGCCCAACGGGGCCGAGAACGTCCCGCAACTGCGTCTCACCAATGCGGCGCGCATCGACCAGGGGCTGCCGTCCGACGTGTTCTCACGCACCACCTCGGATGGAAGCCAGCTCGGCTACGTGCTCCGGCTCAACACCGTGGGAGGGATTGCGCCGACCTCGGGCTGCGCCGCCGCCGGTGACGAGGGCAAGCGGGAGCGGGTGCCCTACTCGGCGGACTACTACTTCGTCGAAGTGCTGATGCCGCAGTGA